A window from Acidimicrobiia bacterium encodes these proteins:
- a CDS encoding DUF1365 domain-containing protein: protein MNSLYVGKVSHRRARPKQHSFSYGVYWMLLDLDDLDSADGASRLFSVDKPNVYSFRQGDHGPRDGSSLKAWITSQTAHAGIEIGRVRLLTMPRLFGYAFNPLSIWFCDDPSGNLAAVLYEVSNTFGEYHSYLLPVDDASPVVHEWDKQFFVSPFIDMGARYRFALSAPGELMKLTVSESDMNGHLFSAVMSGRRAPLTTGTLVRLLVSHPLLTFRVMIGIHWQALHLWRKGADYHRRPEAPSSDVSMPLVHR from the coding sequence ATGAACTCGCTCTACGTCGGGAAGGTCAGCCACCGACGCGCCCGGCCCAAGCAACACTCGTTCTCCTATGGCGTGTACTGGATGTTGCTCGACCTCGACGACCTCGACAGCGCCGATGGGGCCAGCCGGCTGTTCTCCGTCGACAAACCAAATGTGTATTCCTTTCGACAGGGTGACCATGGGCCCCGGGACGGATCCTCTTTGAAGGCATGGATCACCAGCCAGACCGCCCACGCAGGAATCGAGATCGGCCGGGTTCGTTTGTTGACGATGCCTCGCCTGTTTGGATACGCGTTCAACCCACTCAGCATATGGTTTTGTGACGATCCGTCCGGGAACCTGGCGGCCGTTCTCTATGAAGTAAGCAACACGTTCGGGGAGTACCACAGCTACCTCCTTCCAGTCGACGACGCGTCCCCGGTCGTACACGAATGGGACAAACAGTTCTTTGTCTCCCCCTTTATCGACATGGGGGCTCGCTACCGCTTCGCGCTCTCGGCACCCGGAGAACTGATGAAACTAACGGTTTCCGAATCCGACATGAACGGTCACCTCTTCAGCGCCGTCATGTCTGGCCGACGGGCACCACTCACCACCGGAACGCTCGTCCGGTTGCTCGTGTCACATCCCTTGCTTACGTTCAGAGTCATGATCGGTATCCACTGGCAGGCTCTCCATCTCTGGCGCAAAGGCGCCGACTATCACCGACGCCCGGAAGCTCCCTCCTCAGATGTTTCAATGCCGTTGGTCCATCGATGA
- a CDS encoding class I SAM-dependent methyltransferase: MIDRLVLRILGAGVAVGSLDVTFADGSKGALTGSELGPKATVRLIKAGSLRRVLWGGSNAMVEAYMAGEFEPDDLTEFLFFAALNQKHWAERHPLLYALGRKMGTWLPASNRTVAVDSMVDHYNLGNEFYEAWLDPSMTYSAARFSLAGTSDDLSLEDAQQAKYARLAEMADLQPGQSVLEIGTGWGGMARYAASLGCNVTTLTIAEAQARYAVDKNRVAELDGMIDVQLLDYSKVEGQFDRVVSIEMIESIDDSRWPDYFDTIARVLKPGGRAGLQVILINDEFYDSYRTNEDFIRRYIFPGGMVPSPRVLKDLTSRSGLTWDTEERFGLDYARTLKEWQERFESAWLQITTLGFDETFRKMWKTYLSYCEAGFLAGRIDVTQFSLTRPANI; the protein is encoded by the coding sequence ATGATTGATCGACTGGTGCTTCGCATTCTCGGGGCAGGCGTAGCGGTCGGGTCACTGGACGTGACCTTCGCCGACGGTTCGAAAGGAGCCTTGACGGGATCCGAGCTCGGGCCGAAGGCGACCGTGCGCCTCATCAAGGCCGGCTCGCTTCGCAGAGTGTTGTGGGGCGGATCCAATGCCATGGTCGAGGCATATATGGCAGGCGAATTCGAGCCGGACGATCTCACCGAGTTCCTCTTTTTCGCCGCGCTGAACCAGAAGCACTGGGCCGAGCGGCATCCGCTCCTCTATGCGCTGGGCCGCAAAATGGGCACCTGGTTGCCAGCCAGCAATCGGACCGTCGCGGTTGACTCGATGGTCGATCACTACAACCTCGGCAATGAATTCTATGAAGCCTGGCTAGACCCCTCCATGACATACTCGGCCGCCCGCTTCAGCCTCGCCGGCACTTCTGACGACTTGTCACTCGAAGACGCCCAGCAGGCGAAATACGCTCGCCTCGCAGAGATGGCCGACCTCCAACCCGGTCAATCCGTGCTCGAGATCGGTACCGGATGGGGAGGGATGGCTCGGTACGCAGCGAGCCTCGGATGCAACGTGACAACGTTGACGATTGCCGAGGCTCAGGCCCGGTACGCCGTCGACAAGAACCGGGTCGCCGAACTCGACGGCATGATCGACGTTCAACTGCTCGACTACTCGAAGGTCGAGGGCCAGTTCGATCGGGTGGTTTCTATCGAGATGATCGAGTCGATCGACGACTCACGGTGGCCAGACTATTTCGACACGATCGCCAGGGTCCTCAAGCCGGGCGGCCGAGCCGGCCTCCAGGTCATACTCATCAACGACGAGTTCTACGACTCCTACCGAACGAACGAAGACTTCATCCGCCGCTACATCTTTCCTGGCGGGATGGTTCCGAGTCCGCGAGTCCTCAAGGATCTCACCTCGAGGAGCGGCCTGACCTGGGATACCGAGGAACGATTCGGGCTCGACTACGCCCGGACCTTGAAGGAATGGCAGGAGCGATTCGAATCGGCTTGGCTCCAGATCACTACGCTCGGCTTTGACGAAACCTTTCGGAAAATGTGGAAGACATACTTGTCCTACTGCGAAGCTGGTTTTCTTGCGGGCCGAATCGACGTGACGCAGTTCAGTCTCACTCGCCCCGCAAACATCTAA
- a CDS encoding dodecin domain-containing protein, producing MSDFIDQGVVKIIEVIGISEVSFEDAIQRGVAKAAESVKGITGVEVQNMTARVKDGKVIQYHANMKLAFAVR from the coding sequence ATGTCAGATTTCATCGACCAGGGCGTCGTAAAGATCATCGAGGTCATCGGGATCTCCGAAGTGAGCTTTGAGGACGCCATCCAGCGCGGGGTTGCCAAAGCGGCAGAGTCAGTCAAGGGCATTACCGGTGTCGAGGTACAGAACATGACCGCTCGCGTGAAAGACGGCAAGGTCATCCAGTATCACGCCAACATGAAGCTGGCCTTCGCTGTCAGGTAG